The Rhinoderma darwinii isolate aRhiDar2 chromosome 3 unlocalized genomic scaffold, aRhiDar2.hap1 SUPER_3_unloc_2, whole genome shotgun sequence DNA segment ggtggtggtggtggtaatgATGATGGTCATGGTGAGGATGGTGGTGataatggtggtgatgatggtcgtggtggtggtgatgatgatggtcgtcatagtggtggtggtgatgatggtcgTAGTGGTGGTAATGGTGATGATGTTCGTGGTGggtatgatgatggtggtgatgatgaagtGGGGGTGGTGGTGATCATGgtcgtggtggtgatgatgatggtcgtggtggtgatgatggtggcgGTGGTAGTGTTGATGGttatggtgatgatggtggtggtggtggtgatggttgCCATGGTTATGATGGTCGTCATCAtcgtggtggtggtgatggtggtggtggagaTGATGgtcatggtggtgatgatgatgatggtcatggtggtggtgatggtgatgatggtcgtggtgatgatggtggtgatgatgttgatagtggtggtgatgatggtcatggttgtggtggtggtggtgatgatgttgatagtgatggtgatgatggttgtggtggtgatgatggtgatgaagatggtcatggtggtggtggtgatgatgatgatgatgatgatgatgatgatgatagtggtggtggtgatgatggttgtGCTGGTCGTAATGTtgatagtgatggtgatgatggtggtgaagatgatggtgatgatgttgatagtggtggtggtgatgatggtggtgaagGTGACGATGTTGATAGTGGTGAtgatggttgtggtggtggtggtggtggtggtgatgatgatgatgatgatgatgatgatgtcatggttgtgatgatgatggtgatgatgatcatTGTTTCCCTCCATTGATAGATATGACCCCTCTGCCCGTCTTCACGTCTCGCGCTCTTTATCACCCCACATTTGAGGCTTATTACGCCGCGGTCGCCATTCACCAGAACGTGGAGACACCGGAGATGCAGATGAGGAGAGAGGAAGGTGAGGATTCTCATGATTCCTATTCTGCACCagtagagcttacaatctaatgtcTCAATCACGATCCGGTGCCAACGCTGCGATGGTGCTCAGTGAGGCGTCCACCTCTTTCTTAAAGAGACGGTACAGTCTTCTGTAAATTACAATCTTTTTGCTTACCTAAAGATGTATTTTCCTTGATGGCAGCACTGATGGGCAATACATCTCACCCTACAGCATCCAGGAGAACCAATAGATAGTGAGTTAATTAACATATTAAATAagtgactcccccccccccccactagtgGCAGACACCTGTATAAATATCTCCCACTGGACTGAACGTTGAAACAAGGGAGGGAACGAGTGCGGCCTCTGGACCCGAGGAAAGTAAGGTAAGCGACATTCTCTCCTCCTCGCGTTGTCTTCAGACTTCTCGGATGGAAACTAAGCGGCCACTAGGATTGGGTGAGCACAGACGATGCCAGCGGCTGAGCCGGACGATACCTCCTGGATGAGGGAATTGGGAGAGGACCACAATGTGGATTGACCGATTTTTCTAGAGTAGTAGAATTCTTGGTCCGTCCGGATACGGGACTTTCGCTTGCTCCTGACCGTCTTTGCTCTTCTGGGTCCATCAGAGTCCCTGAATGATTCTGTTCCATCTAAGACTTCTAATTAGACATCTTTGCCGTGTGGACGTTCTTGTTCTTGACTCTCAGGATTGGGCTGGATTTAGTACTGATTAATGTTTCATCTGATGGGAGAGAAGAAGGTTCTTCACGAACGGGAATATCCCAACCAGACGAATGTGTAGAAACGGTTCTCTGCGAGCCGGGGGCCTGAAGTTCTAATACTCGTCTCGCTCCAGTGATCGCCACCCGGAAAAGAACTTCAGAAGATAAAACATTAGGAGGAAGCTCAGGAAAAAGTTTAAATAGCTCAAGATATTATTGATTTGTGAGGTCCCGGGTAGGACAATGGCCTAGAACCTTCTGACTACTGCCTGCCCAGAGAACTTCCCATCACACAAGAATGGCCGGTGGAGGAAATGCGTGTATGAACAGACCTCTCCAAATTTCCAAGTTGTCTACCACCACTGGATTGCTGACTGGAACAGAGAACAGGACCTGGGAACTTGGAATTCTGGAAGACCAGATGATCAACAATGTCCCTCGAAATTTCTGAGGAGTCCTTCGAAGTGTTGACTACGAAACCCAAAAACTTGAGCTTTCAGGCGGGCGTCACATCTGACTTTTGTAGGTTCAGAACAAAACTCTCTTATGGTCTCCTGGAGATGAACCACCAGCTGATCTTCTGATGACGCCTTGTCCCACCAGTCATCCAGGCATGGTACAATGAAGATTCTTTTAAGCTTGAGAAAAAACGCTAGAATGACTATGATCTTCGGGAATAACCTTGGCGCTGGTGCCAGGTCGAAGTGTAGACAGGTGAACTGGAGGCGCCGTACCGACTGGCTCCACCTGACCGGTTTCCTCAAATATTTCCTGTGCCCGCAGTAAAGTGTCCATGAGGTCTAGTGCAGCCATAAAGTCGCCCTCCATAAGAATCGTCATGACTGACTTCATGTTCTCCATCTTGAATCTTGAGGGCTACAAGAACTGATTTAGATACTTCAAGTCCGTTACTAATCTTCACGTTTCTCCTTGTTTGGACCCTCCAAACACGTCGGAATAGACTCCGAGACCTTGCTCAACGGGAGACTCTTCCTCTAGAGCAACGTTTTGAGGAAACTGTTGAAGAAGGCACAAGACGTGACCGTTGGGAGTCGAGTTCATGATGAACCTTAAGAATAGAGGAAACAAAAATGCAACGGCGTAAACCTCCTGAAATCAAGGAACACGTCTGCCCCCTACCTGGTCCAGGTGAGGCCTGGTGTCAGAAGTATTTCTTGGAAGCTGAGGAGCCTTTCTTAATGATGCTAAAGACTTGTGTGAGGGATTCTGAAGTCTTCAGTCCTGACGACACCCCAGCTTCACTTGCCATCTTGGGTGTAGAGTTGTCTTGGATAAGTTTGTGTCGCGGGACAACTTGGTGATCCACGCACGTAGAGTCCCAGCTTTCCAGTAGATCCCTAGAAGACCTGACTCCACTGCCGGGAACATTGGCCCTTCGTCGAATGTTTTGCTACTGGTGAAGCCACTTTCGGGGACGTATCTCGCGACTCAACTTCTTCAGGGTCAGAGATGCACTGACCTGAACCTGAGACCAACGTCTGGCTTCTTCTCAGGACCATCCTTGTTCCGTAAGCAGTGGAAAGTCTGGGTGGCTCAGAAGAATTTCGGCCCGTTCCTTATATTCACTATTACTTccagttaaacttttttttggacTTTCCGAGATCTCCACATCAATCAAATGTGGGGCAACTCTGGTCTTCTCCATGAAGGAACTGGACCCACCACAAGACATTATTGCCCCAACTCTGACTGGCCACAGGGCACCCACGGACCACCGCTAAACGCTGAAGCAGAAGTGCGATAGAAAACTCCAGAAATATTTATACCGGTAGGGTTCGATGTATTACCCATCCATACTGCCTGAGGTCTAAATAGTTCTGTAACTTTCAATTCCCCcccatcattttcaagatctctgcttgttgtcagtgaatgtaaATTATTCTAATTTTCATTAAAAGGTTAAAGTCCCACTACTGACCTAATGGATCTCACAGCTTaagatttgttacaatgtatcaatgtagaCAATCCTCCATGAACTAAACACCGCAGCATCATCATCACTTTAGTCCTTTATTTGAGGCTGATCGTTTTACGTacactaatacattgtaacatCCTCAGCTGTGTTAGTAGGACTATGGGGGGGCAGAAACTGTTGGGTGCCCCCTGTCATGTGATTGTTTATAACTGATATATTATAGATTATCACCCTGGTGGTCGGAGAAGTGAATGTCTCCTCCCACTGTATTATCTGATGCCTCAACGGCCACGGCGCCACTTCTATTACAGCGAACTCACCGCCATCACCAATGTCTTCTCTCCACCCAGGATTCACCGTAAACACCGGAGAATATTTCTATACTGATCCCTTATTGTCACCCGGACACCGAGTATATAACTGCCTGCTACCCGCAAGTCACAATGTAAGTATCACCCAGCcgggggaggggcaggatcataactctcttctatatatatcaccctgcaggaggaggggcaggatcatagctctcttctgtatatatcaccctgcaggaggaggggcaggatcatagctctcttctgtatgtatcaccctgcaggaggagggacaggatcatagctctcttctatatatatcaccctgcaggaggaggagcaggatcatagctctcttctgtatatatcaccctgcaggaggaggagcaggatcatagctctcttctgtatatatcatggaggaggggcaggatcatagctctcttctgtatatatcaccctgcagggggaggggcaggatcatagctctcttctgtatatatcaccctgcaggaggaggggcaggatcatagctctcttctatatatatcaccctgcaggaggaggggcaggatcatagctctcttctgtatatatcaccctgcagggggaggggcaggatcatagctctcttctatatatatatcaccctgcaggaggaggggcaggatcatagctctcttctgtatatatcaccctgcaggaggagggtcaggatcatagctctcttctgtatatatcaccctgcaggaggagaggcaggatcatagctctcttctgtatatatcaccctgcagggggaggggcaggatcatagctctcttctgtatatatcaccctgcaggaggaggggcaggatcatagctctcttctatatatatatatcaccctgcaggaggaggggcaggatcatagctctcttctgtatatatcaccctgcaggaggagggtcaggatcatagctctcttctgtatgtatcaccctgcaggaggaggggcaggatcatagatcacttctgtatatatcaccctgcaggaggaggagcaggatcatagctctcttctgtatatatcaccctgcagtaggaggggcaggatcatagctctcttctatatatatcaccctgcaggaggaggggcaggatcatagctctcttctgtatatatatcaccctgcaggaggaggggcaggatcatagctctcttctgtatatatcaccctgcagtaggaggggcaggatcatagctctcttctatatatatatatatatatatatatatatatatatatatatatcaccctgcaggaggaggggcaggatcatagctctcttctgtatatatcaccctgcaggaggaggggcaggatcatagctcttttctgtatatatatcaccctgcaggaggaggggcaggatcatagctctcttctgtatatatcaccctgcaggaggaggggcaggatcatagctctcttctgtatgtatcaccctgcacgaggaggggcaggatcatagctctcttctgtatatatcaccctgcaggaggaggggcaggatcatagctctcttctatatatatatcaccctgcaggaggaggggcaggatcatagctctcttctgtatgtatcgccctgcagggggaggggcaggatcatagctctcttctgtatatatcacccagcaggaggaggggcaggatcatagctcgcttctgtatgtatcaccctgcaggaggaggggcaggatcatagctctcttctgtatatatatcaccctgcaggaggaggggcaggatcatagctctcttctgtaaatatcaccctgcaggaggaggggcaggatcatagctctcttctgtatatatcaccctgcaggaggaggggcaggatcgtatctctcttctgtatatatctccctgcaggaggaggggcagaatcatagctctcttctatatgtatcaccctgcaggaggaggggcaggatcatagctctcttctgtatatatcaccctgcaggaggaggggcaggatcatagctctcttctgtatatatcaccctgcagtaggaggggcaggatcatagctctctactgtatatatcaccctgcagggggaggggcaggatcatagctctcttctgtatgtatcaccctgcagggggaggggcaggatcatagctctcttctgtatatatcaccctgcaggaggaggggcaggatcatagctctcttctgtatatatcaccctgcaggaggaggggcaggatcatagctctcctatatatatcaccctgcaggaggaggggcaggatcatagctctcttctgtatatatcaccctgcaggaggaggagcaggatcatagctctcttctgtatatatatcaccctgcaggaggaggggcaggatcatagctctcttctgtatgtatcaccctgcagggggaggggcaggatcatagcccttttctgtatatatcaccctgcaggaggaggggcaggatcatagctctcttctatatatatatatatatatcaccctgcaggaggagtggcaggatcatagctctcttctgtatatatcaccctgcagggggaggggcaggatcaaagctctcttctgtatatatcaccctgcagggggaggggcaggatcatagccctcttctgtatatatatcaccctgcaggaggaagggcaggatcatagctctcctctgtatatatcaccctgcaggaggaggggcaggatcatagctctcttctgtatatatcaccctgcaggaggaggggcaggatcatagctctcttctgtatatatcaccctgcaggacgaggggcaggatcatagctctcttctgtatgtatcaccctgcaggaggaggggcaggatcatagctctcttctgtatatatcaccctgcaggaggaggggcaggatcatagctctcttctgtatatatatatatcaccctgcaggaggaggggcagaatcatagctctcttctgtatatatcaccctgcaggaggaggggcaggatcatagctcccttctgtatgtatcatcctgcaggaggaggggcaggatcatagctctcttctgtatatatcaccctgcaggaggagaggcaggatcatagctctcttctatatatatcaccctgcaggaggaggggcaggatcatagatctcttctgtatatatcaccctgcaggaggaggggcaggatcatagctctcttctatatatatcaccctgcagttgGAGGGgcgggatcatagctctcttctatatatatcaccctgcagttgGAGGGgcgggatcatagctctcttctgtatatatataaccctgcaggaggggcaggatcatagctctcttctatatatatcaccctgcaggaggaggggcaggatcatagctctcttctatatatatcaccctgcagttgGAGGGgcgggatcatagctctcttctgtatatatcaccctgcaggaggaggggcaggatcatagctctctactgtatatatcaccctgcaggaggaggggcgggatcatagctctcttctgtatatatataaccctgcaggaggggcaggatcatagctctcttctatatagatcaccctgcaggaggaggggcaggatcatagctctcttctgtatatatcaccctgcaggaggaggggcaggatcatagctctcttctgtatgtatcaccctgcaggaggaggggcaggatcatagctctcttctgtatgtatcaccctgcagggggaggggcaggatcatagctctcttctgtatatatcaccctgcaggaggaggggcaggatcatacatTGATTGTCTTTCTTCTTGTTACAGGTATTTGGCTGCTTCCGTCTTCAGACTCCGCCTCCCATCATGTCTTCTAGTATTTGCTCCGCCTCCTGCCAGGATTCCGCTGCACCAGTGGACCCTCTTATTGTTCCCAGCGATGAGGTAGAAGTTTCGGGAGGTGCCTTATATAACGAGGGATGTATAGACGTGGACTCCTTGCCGCCTGGTAGCGCCCCCCACTGTCTCCTGCCCCCAGTAATGTTGGGGTGCTCTGTGACGGTCAGTTCAGTTTCCTCCCCCATCTTCTACACGACATCGGAGCTGGAGGCCGTGTGTGGTTTGCTGCGTTTATCGACCACCTCGGCCCCCCCGCACCGCTAGACCGAGCTCCGCCCACTTTTCAGTTTTATTTATATACTTTGCTCCGCCAGAATGGGCACGCAGTTTTCTTCCTGGACATTAGGTGGGGCTGATGCTGTATGCTCCAGGTCACAGCACCACCTGCAGGTCGTGCCTTGTATTACGCTTTTCAGGGTTTATAAAGGTGGAAGCGCCAAAATCGATaaacaaaaaaagtttacatttttatgaaaaaaaaaattgtctccttttttttctatcCATGGTGGTAACGGCGctcgtaatataatataatgctcCGGCACAATCCTGACCGTTCTGTGTAGTCCTCGTGTATGACCTTCGCTGTACATTACACCCCCCACCCTCCATGCTCTCTGCACCCGCTCACCCACCCCCTGCTCCCTGGAGACGGGCGTCTATATTTAGCAGCTTATATTATACATAATTACATACGTGGACATATTCTACACAAACAAGGTGGGGGAGGGGTGCTAGGTGCCCCTCAGCGCGGGGCCCGAGGGCGAGCTCTTCTTATAGGTCTATAACCTGCGCCCATAGCAACGAGAGACATCGTACGACCTCGACCGAAacacttaaaggggaactccaccccGACACCTCAACACACAGATCTCTCACCTGTTCTCAGAGTTCTTACCGAACATGAAGGCCCCGTGACCCACGATATCAGAGGCCCAGTGTCCCTATGATAACACAGACTTACAAGAGCAGGAGGTATTGTCATGGGGACAAAAGTAAATTAACTTTGCACACAGGAGGATGGAACTAAAACCTCTGAAAATCCAAGACCGATTAGCGCCTTTACTAGGTAACCCCCTCCCCCATCTCATCCACACACCTTGTACTACtagatcatgtgtgagaggttgtcacagccccaccccctgttactgacatcactgatatataatataattacatgtgatcagacatgagatccacacatcttatatacagtaacagctattcatctattactactgacaaccagcctgtatatcatgtgtgagaggttgtcacagccccgccccctgttactgacatcactgatatataatataattacatgtgatcagacatgagatccacacatcttatatacagtaacagctattcatctattactactgacaaccagcctgtatatcatgtgtgagaggttgtcacagccccgccccctgttactgacatcactgatatataatataattacactgtgatcagacatgagaaccacacatcttatatacagtaacagctattcatctattactactgacaaccagcctgtatatcatgtgtgagaggttgtcacagccccgccccgttactgacatcactgatatataatataattacactgtgatcagacatgagatccacacatcttatatacagtaacagctattcatctattactactgacaaccagcctgtatatcatgtgtgagaggttgtcacagctccaccccctgttactgacatcactgatatataatagaattacattgtgatcagacatgagatccacacatcttatatacagtcacagctattcatctattactactgacaaccagcctgtatatcatgtgtgagaggttgtcacagccccgccccctgttactgacatca contains these protein-coding regions:
- the SAP25 gene encoding histone deacetylase complex subunit SAP25 encodes the protein MSCCDHSDCESIDHDEDDFSGDGDFSSTDEPEASPHQSQPLAQCHAPVHSSVHSDMTPLPVFTSRALYHPTFEAYYAAVAIHQNVETPEMQMRREEGFTVNTGEYFYTDPLLSPGHRVYNCLLPASHNVFGCFRLQTPPPIMSSSICSASCQDSAAPVDPLIVPSDEVEVSGGALYNEGCIDVDSLPPGSAPHCLLPPVMLGCSVTVSSVSSPIFYTTSELEAVCGLLRLSTTSAPPHR